The Priestia koreensis genomic interval AACCGAGCGTTCCTGATGCAGAATATGATCAGCGTCTTCACGAGCTTATTAAGCTTGAACAGGAGTATCCGGAGCTTTTAGTTGCTCATTCGCCTACACAGCGCGTAGGTGGACAGATTTTGGATGCCTTTGAAAAGGTCGAGCATCGTACGCCAATGCTGAGCCTAGGAAATGCTTTTAATGAAGAGGATTTACGTGATTTTGATCGCCGCGTTCGTCAAGCAGTCGGTGATCGTTTCTCCTATGTATGCGAGCTAAAAATTGATGGGCTAGCAATTTCACTTCGCTATGAGAATGGCTACTTTGTTCAAGGTGCGACGCGCGGAGATGGTACCATTGGTGAGGATATTACGGCGAATCTAAAAACGATTCGCTCGATTCCTTTACATATTAGCGACGAACATACGCTTGAAGTACGCGGTGAGGCATACATGCCGAAGAAATCGTTTGAGAAACTAAACAAAGTAAAAGAAGAAAACGGTGAGATGCTGTTTGCGAATCCACGAAATGCTGCTGCTGGTTCTCTTCGTCAGCTCGATCCGAAGATTGCAGCAAAGCGTAGTCTCGATATCTTTTTATACGCAATGGCGGACGCTGGAAAGACAGGTGTAAGGTCTCATAGTGAAGGCCTAGATCTATTAGACCAACTTGGCTTTAAAACAAACCAAAATCGTCGTAAATGTGCTACGATCGAAGAGGTTTTAGCGTACGTGGAAGAATGGAGTGCGAAGCGCCCCGATCTTGCTTACGAAATTGATGGAATTGTTATCAAAGTTGATTCCTTTGATCAGCAGGACGAGCTTGGTACGACCGCGAAAAGCCCGCGCTGGGCAATCGCGTATAAATTCCCAGCAGAAGAAGTTGTGACGAAGCTTTTAGACATTGAGCTGAATGTCGGAAGAACAGGTGTAATTACCCCAACGGCTGTATTAGAGCCTGTAAAAGTAGCAGGAACGACTGTGCAACGCGCATCTCTGCACAATGAGGATTTGATTCGCGAGAAGGATATTCGCCTCGGTGACTATGTGGTCGTGAAGAAAGCAGGAGACATTATTCCGGAAGTTGTGAACGTTCTAACGGAAAAACGAACGGGCGAAGAACAGGAATTCTCCATGCCGACACACTGTCCAGAGTGTGAGAGTGAGCTTGTTCGCTTAGAAGGCGAAGTTGCTCTTCGTTGTATCAATCCGAGCTGTCCGGCCCAAATTCGCGAGGGCCTCATCCACTTTGTTTCACGAAATGCGATGAATATTGACGGTCTAGGTGAGAAGGTTATTACGCAGCTGTTCCGCGAAGAACTGGTCCATGACGTAGCTGACCTCTATAAGCTAACCGCTGACCAGCTTACGGATTTAGAGCGAATGGGTGAAAAATCGATTGAGAACTTGTTAAAAGCAATTGCAGCATCAAAAGAGAATTCGCTTGAGAAGCTTCTATTCGGACTTGGGATTCGTCACGTTGGAGCAAAAGCTGCCAAAACACTTGCACAAACGTTTGAAACCATGGAAAATCTTAAGAGTGCCACATACGATGAATTGGTTGCTGTGAATGAAATTGGCGATAAAATGGCTGATGCAATCGTCACGTATTTTGATCAAGAAGAGGTACACGAGCTGCTAGAGGAATTAAGCAGTTACGGTGTGAATATGACCTATAAAGGTCCGAAGCTTGTGAATGCGGATGAGATTGATTCGTACTTCGCCGGAAAAACCATCGTTCTTACTGGAAAGCTTGAGCAGCTTGCACGTAATGAAGCAAAAGCGGCTATTGAAGAGCTCGGTGGGAAGGTCACAGGAAGCGTAAGTAAGAAAACGGATCTTGTGGTTGCTGGTGAAGACGCAGGATCAAAATTAACGAAAGCACAGGAATTAAACATCGAAGTGTGGAGCGAGGATCAACTCGTTCAAGAATTAAATAAATAGGCTGTTTTCATATAGTCGGTAGGCAAGCTTTTGGCTTGCCTACTCATATGATTAAAAGGCCGATAAATAAGAGGTGTATGTTTTGAAAAGAGCTTTAACACTGTCTCTTGGTGTCATGTTGGTGATGTCTGCTTGTGCGCCGAATTTTAGCAAAGAGCAAGAAATTGTGCAGAAAACAGACGATTCAAAAGAAAAAGCCATCATTCCGAATTATAGTATTTCAAGTGATACTTACAACACGACACTTCCTTACAAGGAGGGAGTAGCGCGAGGGTTAGTCGCTTCGAATTTGAATAACCGAATGGACACGGACGAATTTGAGACAGGCTTGATGAGATTAGCCAAAGACAATTATCCGTCTAGTAAATATCTTTTCCAAGAAGGTCAATACATTGATAAAGACACAGCGAAAGCTTGGGTAGCACGTAAGCTGACGGATCAGCAATATGCGGAAGCTAAAAAGAAGAACAAAGATGTCCAAAATATTGGTCTTAACCCGATTAATACAAACAACAAAGGTGGAAAAACGAGTCCTATCTACTTATCACATCTTGTGGAACAAGACTATTTGGTTAAGAAGAACGGTAAGGAAGTAGAGCTTGGCGGGATTATGCTTGGTCTTGCAATGAATCCTGTTAACTCCTATGTAGAAGCTGACGGTACGCCGAAGGAAGAAATTACGTCCCGAGCGAAACTGCAAGATGAAGGGCAAAAAATTGCGAATCAAGTCGTTGATCGTATGCGCAAAATGAAAGGACTTGAAAACGTCCCAATTAATATTGCGTTATTCGAAGAAAAGCCAAATTCCTCTAAAGTTCCAGGCAGTTTTATTGCAATGGGAACTTCCAACGAGGGAAGTGTAAGAGTAGACGGCTGGTCTAAGATCAACGAAGAATATGCTTTATTCCCATCCACTCAGGCGAGCGACGAGCATGGCGTTCATGCGACAAAGTTTAATAACTTTAAAAAGCAAATTGAAAAGTATTTTCCAAACTTCACAAGTGCGGTAGGTCAAGGGTTCTATAAGGACGGTTCTCTTCAAAAGCTGGATATCACGATCGAGGTGCAGTTTAAAGGAAAAGGAGAATTGGTCGGATTTACGCAATTTGTGGCGGGGGAAATGACGAAATATTTCCCGAAAAATATTGAGACGAATGTAAACATTCAGTCGGTTGAAAGCCCTGAAAGTATTATCGTTCGCAAAAAAAATCAAGATAAGCCATTTGTTCATATTTATAAATAATGCGAGTAAAAGAGGAAACAGGAAAAAAATTCTGTTTCCTCTTTTTTTCGGCTATATAAGAATTTTAAGAGAGATTGTTGCTGTAACGGTTAATAAAGCGTTCTCATTTTTATGGATAATTATTACTTAATGGTTATAAAAAGTATTTTAAAGGAAGAAAAAGTATTGAACAGAATAATTTTAAGGTTTGAAGTAGTCAGTATATTTTAGTAGAATAGGATTTGTAAGTTTCTTAGGTTTGTAGATAGCATTAGGAGGCGGATATAAAAATGGTAGTACCTTACAAACATGAACCGTTTACAGATTTCACTGTACAAAAAAATGCAGACGCTTTCAATGAAGGCCTTAAGCTAGTTCAAGCGTATTTAGGTAAAGATTATGATTTATTAATTGGTGGAGAGCGTATCTCTACAGATGATAAAATTGTATCGACTAACCCTGCTAATAAAGAAGAGGTTATTGGTCGCGTTTCAAAAGCAAACCAAGAGCTTGCGGAAAAAGCTATGCAAGCAGCAGACAAAGCGTTTGAATCTTGGAGAAAAGTAAAGCCTGAAGTACGCGCAGACGTATTATTCAGAGCAGCAGCGATCGTTCGCCGCCGCAAGCATGAATTCTCCGCTTTATTAGTAAAAGAAGCAGGTAAACCATGGAATGAGGCAGATGCAGATACAGCAGAAGCAATTGACTTCATGGAATACTACGCACGTCAAATGTTGAAATTAAAAGACGGTGCACCAGTAGAAAGTCGTCCTGGTGAGTACAACCGTTATTCTTATATTCCGTTAGGTGTAGGCGTTATCATTTCGCCTTGGAACTTCCCGTTTGCAATCATGGCAGGAACAACAGTAGCTGCGATCGTAACAGGAAACACGGTATTATTAAAACCAGCATCTACAACGCCAATCGTAGCCGCTAAATTTGTAGAAGTAATGGAAGAAGCAGGTCTACCAGCAGGCGTACTTAACTTCGTTCCGGGTAGCGGTGCAGAAGT includes:
- a CDS encoding CamS family sex pheromone protein; translation: MYVLKRALTLSLGVMLVMSACAPNFSKEQEIVQKTDDSKEKAIIPNYSISSDTYNTTLPYKEGVARGLVASNLNNRMDTDEFETGLMRLAKDNYPSSKYLFQEGQYIDKDTAKAWVARKLTDQQYAEAKKKNKDVQNIGLNPINTNNKGGKTSPIYLSHLVEQDYLVKKNGKEVELGGIMLGLAMNPVNSYVEADGTPKEEITSRAKLQDEGQKIANQVVDRMRKMKGLENVPINIALFEEKPNSSKVPGSFIAMGTSNEGSVRVDGWSKINEEYALFPSTQASDEHGVHATKFNNFKKQIEKYFPNFTSAVGQGFYKDGSLQKLDITIEVQFKGKGELVGFTQFVAGEMTKYFPKNIETNVNIQSVESPESIIVRKKNQDKPFVHIYK
- the ligA gene encoding NAD-dependent DNA ligase LigA; translation: MDFEQAKTRVQELHELLNQYNYEYHVLDQPSVPDAEYDQRLHELIKLEQEYPELLVAHSPTQRVGGQILDAFEKVEHRTPMLSLGNAFNEEDLRDFDRRVRQAVGDRFSYVCELKIDGLAISLRYENGYFVQGATRGDGTIGEDITANLKTIRSIPLHISDEHTLEVRGEAYMPKKSFEKLNKVKEENGEMLFANPRNAAAGSLRQLDPKIAAKRSLDIFLYAMADAGKTGVRSHSEGLDLLDQLGFKTNQNRRKCATIEEVLAYVEEWSAKRPDLAYEIDGIVIKVDSFDQQDELGTTAKSPRWAIAYKFPAEEVVTKLLDIELNVGRTGVITPTAVLEPVKVAGTTVQRASLHNEDLIREKDIRLGDYVVVKKAGDIIPEVVNVLTEKRTGEEQEFSMPTHCPECESELVRLEGEVALRCINPSCPAQIREGLIHFVSRNAMNIDGLGEKVITQLFREELVHDVADLYKLTADQLTDLERMGEKSIENLLKAIAASKENSLEKLLFGLGIRHVGAKAAKTLAQTFETMENLKSATYDELVAVNEIGDKMADAIVTYFDQEEVHELLEELSSYGVNMTYKGPKLVNADEIDSYFAGKTIVLTGKLEQLARNEAKAAIEELGGKVTGSVSKKTDLVVAGEDAGSKLTKAQELNIEVWSEDQLVQELNK